A region of Cataglyphis hispanica isolate Lineage 1 chromosome 8, ULB_Chis1_1.0, whole genome shotgun sequence DNA encodes the following proteins:
- the LOC126851756 gene encoding protein Wnt-5b-like isoform X2: MTIRSNGLLVILRSLMIAAATAASTVPGTWINLGLRHFPQLEAAQSMEAFDASASEICTSLRGLSQGQGKLCQLSVDHMSSVTKGAKYGIAECQHQFRDRRWNCSTVHDETVFGPMLRIASRETAFVHAITAAGVVYSISRSCRDGQLSSCGCSRSSRPRDLNRDWIWGGCGDNLEYGYKFTQAFVDVRERERTFKRGSREQGRSLMNLHNNEAGRRAVIKRSKVTCKCHGVSGSCSLITCWQQLASFREIGDFLLDKYDGATEVKVNRRGRLSMRDPRFSVPTANDLVYLDDSPNYCLPNDTLGSLGTQGRLCNRTSSGMDGCNLLCCGRGYNTQKSTIRERCECKFHWCCFVECKTCVKNIDIHTCK, from the exons ATGACGATACGCAGCAATGGTCTACTCGTGATACTGCGATCGCTGATGATAGCCGCCGCAACCGCCGCTTCAACGGTACCGGGGACCTGGAT TAACCTGGGTCTACGACATTTCCCGCAATTGGAAGCGGCGCAGTCGATGGAGGCGTTCGACGCGAGTGCCTCCGAGATTTGTACCAGCTTGAGAGGATTGTCTCAGGGCCAAGGAAAACTCTGCCAACTGTCCGTGGATCACATGTCCAGCGTGACCAAGGGTGCGAAATATGGCATCGCGGAGTGTCAGCATCAGTTCAGAGACAGAAGGTGGAATTGCTCCACCGTTCATGATGAAACTGTGTTCGGTCCGATGCTCAGAATAG CGAGCAGGGAAACTGCATTTGTTCACGCCATCACCGCCGCCGGGGTAGTTTATTCCATCAGTCGTTCTTGTCGAGATGGTCAACTCTCATCATGTGGCTGCTCCAGGAGTAGCAGACCCAGGGATTTGAACCGCGATTGGATCTGGGGCGGATGTGGGGATAATCTCGAGTATGGCTACAA ATTCACGCAAGCATTTGTTGACGTGCGTGAGCGCGAACGTACTTTCAAGAGAGGCAGCCGGGAGCAGGGCAGAAGCTTGATGAATCTACACAATAATGAGGCCGGACGCAGG GCCGTCATTAAAAGGTCCAAGGTGACGTGTAAATGTCACGGCGTTTCCGGAAGCTGCAGCCTGATTACTTGCTGGCAGCAGCTCGCATCGTTTCGCGAAATTG gTGATTTTCTGTTAGACAAGTATGACGGTGCAACTGAAGTCAAAGTCAATCGACGAGGTCGCTTATCGATGCGCGATCCGAGATTTTCCGTGCCTACCGCCAATGACCTAGTCTATCTGGATGACTCGCCAAACTATTGCCTTCCGAATGATACTTTAGGATCGCTAG gtaCACAGGGCAGGCTATGTAACAGAACTTCCTCTGGCATGGATGGTTGTAATCTTCTTTGTTGCGGCAGAGGATACAATACGCAAAAATCGACCATCAGGGAGAGATGCGAGTGCAAATTTCACTGGTGTTGCTTCGTCGAATGCAAGACTTGcgtgaaaaatatcgatattcacACTTGCAAGTAG
- the LOC126851738 gene encoding 39S ribosomal protein L18, mitochondrial — translation MYSANVRASVARALLRVESRREIHSNAESIESCTEVVNRNPRNLERLRIARKPQGYHLEVPGRTYWHKLYLIKKPRYITAEVRHFENGSVITVSSMEWALKKQLYRGTDGSAYINVGRVLAQRCLEAGICEMKVDAELIGEKSELLIQQLKNNGICLTEPPVYKYPNSWDRYRPEKPWEIHE, via the exons ATGTACTCGGCGAACGTACGTGCCAGCGTTGCACGCGCGTTACTCCGCGTAGAATCACGCAGAGAGATTCACAGTAATGCGGAATCTATCGAGTCATGTACGGAGGTTGTGAACCGAAATCCGCGAAATTTAGAGCGGCTAAGGATAGCGAGGAAACCTCAGGGATATCATCTCGAAGTACCCGGGCGAACGTATTGGCACAA ACTGTATCTGATTAAGAAACCTCGTTACATTACTGCAGAAGTTCGCCACTTTGAAAATGGATCAGTCATTACAGTCTCTAGCATGGAATGGGCATTAAAGAAGCAGTTATATCG GGGTACCGATGGTTCAGCTTATATTAACGTAGGACGTGTCTTAGCTCAGCGTTGTTTGGAAGCTGGGATTTGCGAAATGAAAGTTGATGCTGAGTTAATTGGAGAAAAAtctgaattattaattcaacagTTAAAGAATAATGGAATTTGTCTGACAGAACCACCAGTGTATAAGTATCCAAATTCTTGGGACAGATATCGACCAGAAAAGCCATGGGAGAtccatgaataa
- the LOC126851756 gene encoding protein Wnt-5b-like isoform X1, with the protein MGEKMTIRSNGLLVILRSLMIAAATAASTVPGTWINLGLRHFPQLEAAQSMEAFDASASEICTSLRGLSQGQGKLCQLSVDHMSSVTKGAKYGIAECQHQFRDRRWNCSTVHDETVFGPMLRIASRETAFVHAITAAGVVYSISRSCRDGQLSSCGCSRSSRPRDLNRDWIWGGCGDNLEYGYKFTQAFVDVRERERTFKRGSREQGRSLMNLHNNEAGRRAVIKRSKVTCKCHGVSGSCSLITCWQQLASFREIGDFLLDKYDGATEVKVNRRGRLSMRDPRFSVPTANDLVYLDDSPNYCLPNDTLGSLGTQGRLCNRTSSGMDGCNLLCCGRGYNTQKSTIRERCECKFHWCCFVECKTCVKNIDIHTCK; encoded by the exons ATG GGTGAAAAAATGACGATACGCAGCAATGGTCTACTCGTGATACTGCGATCGCTGATGATAGCCGCCGCAACCGCCGCTTCAACGGTACCGGGGACCTGGAT TAACCTGGGTCTACGACATTTCCCGCAATTGGAAGCGGCGCAGTCGATGGAGGCGTTCGACGCGAGTGCCTCCGAGATTTGTACCAGCTTGAGAGGATTGTCTCAGGGCCAAGGAAAACTCTGCCAACTGTCCGTGGATCACATGTCCAGCGTGACCAAGGGTGCGAAATATGGCATCGCGGAGTGTCAGCATCAGTTCAGAGACAGAAGGTGGAATTGCTCCACCGTTCATGATGAAACTGTGTTCGGTCCGATGCTCAGAATAG CGAGCAGGGAAACTGCATTTGTTCACGCCATCACCGCCGCCGGGGTAGTTTATTCCATCAGTCGTTCTTGTCGAGATGGTCAACTCTCATCATGTGGCTGCTCCAGGAGTAGCAGACCCAGGGATTTGAACCGCGATTGGATCTGGGGCGGATGTGGGGATAATCTCGAGTATGGCTACAA ATTCACGCAAGCATTTGTTGACGTGCGTGAGCGCGAACGTACTTTCAAGAGAGGCAGCCGGGAGCAGGGCAGAAGCTTGATGAATCTACACAATAATGAGGCCGGACGCAGG GCCGTCATTAAAAGGTCCAAGGTGACGTGTAAATGTCACGGCGTTTCCGGAAGCTGCAGCCTGATTACTTGCTGGCAGCAGCTCGCATCGTTTCGCGAAATTG gTGATTTTCTGTTAGACAAGTATGACGGTGCAACTGAAGTCAAAGTCAATCGACGAGGTCGCTTATCGATGCGCGATCCGAGATTTTCCGTGCCTACCGCCAATGACCTAGTCTATCTGGATGACTCGCCAAACTATTGCCTTCCGAATGATACTTTAGGATCGCTAG gtaCACAGGGCAGGCTATGTAACAGAACTTCCTCTGGCATGGATGGTTGTAATCTTCTTTGTTGCGGCAGAGGATACAATACGCAAAAATCGACCATCAGGGAGAGATGCGAGTGCAAATTTCACTGGTGTTGCTTCGTCGAATGCAAGACTTGcgtgaaaaatatcgatattcacACTTGCAAGTAG